CCGGCCTGCAGGACCAGCGTCACGTCGTCGGAGAAGGTGCGCACGAGCTGCGCCTGCTGGATGGAGGTTTGCGCGGTACCCAGCACGGCCAGCACCTTGTCCGCGTTTTCGTAGCCGTGGCAGTAGGGGCACTGCAGCACGTCCCGGCCCCAGCGTTCCCGCAGCCCGTTAATCTGCGGCAGGACGTCGCGCAGTCCGGTGGCCAGCACCACCTGCCGTCCGCGGAAGTCCCGGCCGTCGGTGGTCCGCACGCTGCCGTCGGCGGCCACCCGTGCCACGGTTGCTTCCACCAGTTCCACGCCGTACCCGCGCACCTCGGCCCGGGCCAGCTCCAACAGTTCTGCCGGCGGCACGCCGTCCCGGGTCGGGAAGCCGTGGACGTGCCCGGCCGGGGCGTTGCGGGGGCTGCCGGCGTCGATCACCGCTACCCGGCGCCGTGCCCGGCCCAGGACCAGGGCCGCCGTCAGGCCGGCGATTCCGCCGCCCACGATCACTGCGTCATACGTGGAAGAAGAGGGTGTGGGAGTGCTCATAGACAATATTTCTACAGGATCCGCGGGAAATCATCAGCATTCTTAGTATCTTGTCTAAACTTTCCATTTATGGGAGAAACCACGCAGGAAAAACCTGCATCCAAACTCAAGCAGGGCATCACCGGCCCCATGCTCTATCTGTTCATCCTCGGCGACGTGCTCGGGGCAGGAATCTACGCATTGGTGGGCGATGTTTCCGTGCAAGTCGGAGGCGCCATCTGGGTTCCGCTCGTGGTTGCCCTCGTGCTCGCGATGCTGACCGCAGCCTCTTACGCGGAATTGGTCACCAAATACCCCAAAGCCGGCGGTGCGGCAGTGTTCGCCCAACGTGCCTTCAAG
This Arthrobacter sp. zg-Y20 DNA region includes the following protein-coding sequences:
- a CDS encoding NAD(P)/FAD-dependent oxidoreductase, with the translated sequence MSTPTPSSSTYDAVIVGGGIAGLTAALVLGRARRRVAVIDAGSPRNAPAGHVHGFPTRDGVPPAELLELARAEVRGYGVELVEATVARVAADGSVRTTDGRDFRGRQVVLATGLRDVLPQINGLRERWGRDVLQCPYCHGYENADKVLAVLGTAQTSIQQAQLVRTFSDDVTLVLQAGLEVGEEDARGLAAMGIRVIDGEVAGLEIENDALTGLELADGHTLRCEALFLEPEAELDADLTADLDLDDDGCIVTDELGRTSRERIWAVGNATDPSAQVVAAAGDAYRLAVVVNAKLLEEDLGLAVGGDGDGPRPVGPVEAAAVREAL